The following proteins are encoded in a genomic region of Tachysurus fulvidraco isolate hzauxx_2018 chromosome 22, HZAU_PFXX_2.0, whole genome shotgun sequence:
- the snap91a gene encoding clathrin coat assembly protein AP180 isoform X5, producing the protein MSGQTLTDRIAAAQYSLTGSEVARAVCKATTHEVMAPKKKHLEYLIQATQETNVNIPQMADTLFERAGNASWIVVFKALVTTHHLMVNGNERFIQFLASRNTLFNLSNFLDKTGSHGYDMSTFIRRYSKYLNEKAFSYRQMAFDFGRVKKGNDGVMRTMATDKLLKGMSTLQNQIDALLEFEVHPKDLVNGVINAAFLLLFKDLIKLYACYNDGIINLLEKFFQMKKGQCKDALEIYKKFLTRMTRVSEFLKIAEQVGIDKSDIPELTQAPESLLESLETHLNTLEGKRGDESPTKKSSSVSNGTPAGTPVKTVNEVPAPAEAESSSATTATVGGFSELVDFDLLAPSAGASAAPTSAWGDLLGEAAAVSSSSALLSESESVAPAEVVEAEPAANANATALPSAGANANANIAAPAPTSSLSDVDLFGDAFAPSPSEGGAPAVAAIAFTGSDPWAPSEGSMEIAPGLDLFAMKPAEGSTESPTNEEPSTLPTVTPENAPENTPPTPSAPTTESAAPPAPSAPSAPSAPATLDIFGGTGDPPTVPSVQCLVSFPVSSS; encoded by the exons ATGTCGGGTCAGACGTTAACGGACCGAATCGCCGCGGCGCAGTACAGTCTGACTGGGTCCGAGGTGGCGCGCGCTGTGTGTAAGGCCACCACGCATGAAGTAATGGCACCCAAGAAGAAACACCTAGAGT ATCTGATTCAGGCCACACAGGAGACGAACGTGAACATCCCTCAGATGGCCGACACATTGTTTGAGCGTGCAGGGAACGCCAGCTGGATCGTGGTGTTTAAGGCTCTGGTCACTACACACCACCTCATGGTCAACGGAAACGAG AGATTTATCCAGTTTCTTGCCTCCAGAAACACGCTCTTCAACCTCAGCAACTTCCTGGATAAGACGGGATCACACG gttatGACATGTCCACCTTTATCCGGCGCTACAGCAAGTATCTGAATGAAAAAGCGTTTTCTTACAGACAAATGGCCTTTGACTTCGGCAGAGTGAAAAAAGG AAACGATGGTGTGATGCGGACGATGGCTACAGATAAACTCCTGAAAGGCATGTCCACGCTGCAGAATCAGATCGACGCCCTGCTGGAGTTTGAG gttcATCCTAAAGATCTGGTCAATGGTGTCATCAACGCTGCATTTTTACTCCTCTTTAAGGATCTGATTAAATTATACGCCTGCTACAATGATGGAATTATTAATTTACTAG aGAAATTTTTCCAGATGAAAAAAGGCCAGTGCAAAGATGCTTTAGAAATCTACAAAAAGTTCCTGACACGAATGACCAGAGTTTCAGAGTTCCTCAAAATTGCAGAG CAAGTGGGAATTGATAAGAGCGATATTCCTGAGCTCACTCAG gcacCTGAGAGTCTGTTGGAGTCTCTGGagacacacctgaacacactggaGGGGAAGCGGGG TGATGA gtCACCAACTAAG aagagtTCTTCAGTCAGTAATGGAACTCCTGCAGGAACTCCAGTGAAAACTGTGAATGAAGTTCCTGCACCAGCAGAAGCTGAGAGCTCGAGTGCGACAACAGCTACAGTGGg TGGATTTAGTGAGTTGGTGGATTTTGATTTATTAGCTCCGAGTGCAGGTGCTTCAGCAGCTCCGACGTCTGCATGGGGAG ATCTCCTGGGTGAAG ctgctGCTGTTAGTTCTTCCTCTGCACTCCTTTCTGAGTCTGAGTCTGTTGCTCCTGCTGAAGTTGTTGAAGCTGAACCTgcagctaatgctaatgctactGCTCTGCCTAGCGCTGgggctaatgctaatgctaacattgCCGCTCCTGCTCCGACCTCCTCCCTGTCAGACGTGGACCTGTTCGGAG atgcattTGCCCCATCCCCGAGTGAGGGCGGCGCTCCAGCAGTGGCTGCTATTGCATTTACTGGTTCTG ACCCCTGGGCTCCCTCTGAAGGGAGTATGGAAATCGCCCCAGGGCTCGACCTTTTTGCCATGAagccagcagagggcagcaCTGAGAGCCCCACTAATGAAGAGCCCAGCACCTTGCCCACTGTCACCCCTGAAAATGCCCCTGAAAACACCCCTCCTACTCCCTCTGCCCCTACCACAGAGTCTGCGGCCCCCCCGGCCCCCTCAGCCCCCTCGGCCCCCTCAGCCCCTGCGACGCTAGACATCTTTGGCG